In bacterium, the DNA window GGGAGGACTACGAAGCACGGGGCGTGATGGACGTGGGCGAGGTGGCGCTGGTGCTCGGCGTGAGCGTGGCGACCGTGAAGCGCTTCACCGACACGGGCAAGCTCGCGTGTGCGCGTACTGTAGGGGGGCACCGCAGGTTCACGCCGCAGCAGGTGGCCGACTACCTCAACGCGACCACAAGCGACGCCGTGCTCGTGAACCCGAACAAGTACCCTGTGTACGTGACAGGTGTGGACCTTGCAAGCAAGCCAGGAGACAAGTCGGTGGAGTGCGTCGTGCGCAAGAACGACGACGGCTCCATGACGGTGGAGTCCGTGCGCGCGATGGAGTCGGTTTCCGGCGTCA includes these proteins:
- a CDS encoding helix-turn-helix domain-containing protein, with translation MSKVTAGNVVELMVARYREDYEARGVMDVGEVALVLGVSVATVKRFTDTGKLACARTVGGHRRFTPQQVADYLNATTSDAVLVNPNKYPVYVTGVDLASKPGDKSVECVVRKNDDGSMTVESVRAMESVSGVITDGAGNITGMVGKPLAAPMSEDDVVESQQ